One Allostreptomyces psammosilenae DNA segment encodes these proteins:
- a CDS encoding N-acyl-D-amino-acid deacylase family protein, protein MALAPRPGPTPVGARTADLVFRSATVVDGTGAARYTADVAVRDGRVSAIHTDPLADRPTARRTIDATGLVLAPGFIDMHAHSDLRLLLEPDHFAKVAQGVTCEVLGQDGLSYAPVDDTTLGQIRQQIAGWNGDPEHLDWDWRGVGEYLDRLDRGIAVNACYLVPQGSVRMLAMGWDARPASPEELDHQRRLVAQGMAEGAVGMSSGLTYTPGMYADTDELTALCRTVAAWGGYYSPHHRSYGAGALEAYAEMVRVSQASGCPLHLSHATMNFGVNAGRAGELLALLDAAIAAGCDITLDSYPYLAGSTTLAALLPSWATEGGPTRTLERLRDEPTWRRIREVLERDGSDGCHGVPVEWETIRLSGTRSPRLAHRVGHDLAGLARLEGRPAAEIYREQLLDDDLGTTILQLVGHEENVRAIMRHPAHTGGSDGLLVGAKPHPRAWGTFPRYLGHYVRDQGVLGLEECVAHLTGRPARRLRLKDRGLIRVGHRADLVLFDPETVADTATYDQPRRQPIGIPYVCLGGTAVIADGAHTGALPGRALRRTARGTEEVPTP, encoded by the coding sequence ATGGCCCTCGCCCCCCGCCCCGGCCCCACTCCGGTCGGCGCCAGAACCGCCGACCTCGTCTTCCGGTCCGCCACCGTCGTCGACGGCACCGGAGCGGCGCGCTACACCGCCGACGTCGCAGTCCGTGACGGGCGGGTCAGCGCGATCCACACCGATCCACTGGCGGACCGCCCCACCGCCCGCCGGACCATCGACGCCACCGGGCTCGTCCTGGCGCCCGGATTCATCGACATGCACGCCCACTCCGACCTGCGGCTCCTACTGGAGCCGGACCACTTCGCCAAGGTCGCGCAGGGCGTGACCTGCGAGGTCCTCGGCCAGGACGGACTGTCCTACGCCCCGGTCGACGACACCACCCTGGGACAGATCCGCCAGCAGATCGCCGGGTGGAACGGCGACCCGGAGCACCTCGACTGGGACTGGCGCGGCGTGGGCGAGTACCTCGACCGGCTGGACCGCGGCATCGCGGTCAACGCCTGCTACCTCGTACCGCAGGGTTCCGTACGGATGCTCGCCATGGGATGGGACGCCCGCCCCGCGAGCCCCGAGGAACTCGACCACCAGCGCCGGCTCGTGGCCCAGGGCATGGCGGAGGGGGCCGTCGGCATGTCCAGCGGGCTGACGTACACCCCCGGAATGTACGCGGACACCGACGAGCTGACCGCGCTGTGCCGCACCGTCGCCGCCTGGGGCGGCTACTACTCGCCCCACCACCGCTCCTACGGGGCCGGCGCACTGGAGGCGTACGCCGAGATGGTCCGGGTCTCCCAGGCGTCCGGCTGCCCGCTGCACCTGTCCCACGCCACCATGAACTTCGGCGTCAACGCCGGCCGGGCCGGCGAGCTCCTGGCCCTCCTCGACGCGGCCATCGCCGCCGGCTGCGACATCACCCTGGACAGCTACCCCTACCTCGCGGGCTCCACCACGCTGGCCGCCCTGCTGCCGAGCTGGGCCACGGAGGGCGGCCCCACCCGCACCCTGGAACGGCTGCGAGACGAGCCCACCTGGCGCCGCATCCGCGAGGTCCTGGAGCGGGACGGCTCCGACGGCTGCCACGGCGTGCCCGTCGAATGGGAGACGATCCGCCTCTCCGGCACCCGCTCCCCTCGACTGGCCCACCGTGTCGGCCACGATCTCGCGGGACTGGCCCGCCTCGAGGGCCGCCCCGCCGCCGAGATCTACCGCGAACAACTCCTCGACGACGACCTGGGCACCACCATCCTGCAACTCGTCGGCCACGAGGAGAACGTCCGCGCCATCATGCGGCACCCGGCCCACACCGGCGGCAGCGACGGCCTGCTCGTCGGCGCCAAGCCGCACCCCCGTGCCTGGGGAACCTTCCCCCGCTACCTCGGCCACTACGTCCGGGACCAGGGAGTGCTCGGCCTGGAGGAGTGCGTCGCCCACCTCACCGGGCGCCCCGCCAGGCGCCTCAGGCTCAAGGACCGGGGGCTGATCCGCGTGGGACATCGGGCCGACCTGGTGCTCTTCGACCCCGAGACGGTGGCCGACACCGCCACCTACGACCAGCCCCGACGCCAACCGATCGGCATCCCGTACGTCTGCCTGGGTGGCACCGCGGTCATCGCCGACGGCGCGCACACCGGGGCGCTGCCCGGCCGCGCGCTGCGCCGCACCGCCCGAGGCACCGAGGAGGTCCCCACCCCATGA
- a CDS encoding sugar kinase, with translation MTQVPTGSPLPPTGAGRHTPTPPAVCLGESMAVLTPASRGPLERADTFHRTAGGAESNVARGLVALAVPAAWISAVGDDGFGRHLIGELAEAGVDTSAVLVDPTRPTGLYVKEIGAGDGHPHDLGAGRSRMHYYRGGSAASALGPALLERPRAAALLGGARLVHLTGITAALSDSCLALLHEILRRRGPGQAVSFDLNWREALWRRRDPGVLRPLLDAADLVLLGADEATAVLGTAEPAELRALLPGPRAIVVKNDARDATVLERTAGGEVVTTERALSVDVIEPIGAGDAFAAGYLAGELRGYDARRRLRLGHIAAAATLVVPGDHGAPPPPGVVDALLDCPGDAWERTRVRPDGISSPVLGRLRP, from the coding sequence ATGACACAGGTGCCCACAGGTTCGCCCCTGCCGCCCACGGGGGCCGGGAGACACACGCCCACTCCGCCCGCGGTGTGTCTCGGCGAGTCCATGGCGGTGCTGACCCCGGCGAGCCGGGGCCCACTGGAGCGGGCCGACACCTTCCACCGCACCGCGGGGGGCGCGGAATCCAACGTGGCCCGCGGCCTTGTCGCGCTCGCCGTCCCGGCGGCCTGGATCAGCGCCGTCGGTGACGACGGCTTCGGCCGCCACCTGATCGGTGAGCTGGCGGAGGCCGGCGTGGACACCTCCGCGGTGCTGGTCGACCCGACCCGCCCCACCGGGCTCTACGTCAAGGAGATCGGCGCCGGCGACGGGCACCCCCACGACCTCGGCGCCGGACGCAGCCGGATGCACTACTACCGCGGCGGTTCCGCGGCCTCCGCCCTCGGCCCCGCGCTGCTCGAGCGGCCACGTGCCGCCGCCCTGCTGGGCGGCGCCCGTCTCGTCCACCTCACCGGCATCACGGCCGCCCTCTCCGACAGCTGCCTGGCGCTGCTCCACGAGATCCTGCGGCGCCGCGGACCGGGCCAGGCGGTCAGCTTCGATCTCAACTGGCGCGAGGCGCTGTGGCGACGGCGCGATCCGGGGGTGCTCCGCCCCCTGCTCGACGCCGCCGACCTGGTGCTGCTCGGCGCGGACGAGGCCACCGCCGTCCTGGGCACGGCCGAGCCGGCGGAGCTGCGGGCACTGCTGCCCGGGCCACGCGCCATCGTCGTCAAGAACGACGCACGCGACGCCACCGTCCTGGAGCGCACCGCCGGCGGCGAGGTCGTCACCACGGAGCGGGCGCTGAGCGTGGACGTCATCGAGCCGATCGGCGCGGGCGACGCCTTCGCCGCCGGGTACCTCGCCGGGGAGCTCCGCGGCTACGACGCGCGACGCCGACTGCGCCTCGGACACATCGCCGCCGCCGCGACGCTGGTGGTGCCCGGCGACCACGGCGCCCCGCCTCCCCCGGGCGTCGTCGACGCGCTGCTCGACTGCCCGGGGGACGCGTGGGAACGGACCCGCGTCCGCCCCGACGGCATCAGCTCCCCGGTCCTTGGCAGACTGCGACCATGA
- a CDS encoding bifunctional 4-hydroxy-2-oxoglutarate aldolase/2-dehydro-3-deoxy-phosphogluconate aldolase → MNAALQAMAADRVLTVVRAPVIPDAARLCEALAAGGIRCVELTYTTPDLVTHLRRAASTAGCFVGAGTVLTGEQAAAAVDAGARFLVTPGIRPEVAEVAAEHHVPLVMGAFTPSEVIAARELGAAAVKIFPAHLLGPRYLKDLRGPLPGVPLVPSGGVNAGNAADFLAHGALAVSAGTDVVPPDAVADGDWAEITRRARQFTEALR, encoded by the coding sequence ATGAACGCCGCGCTTCAAGCCATGGCCGCCGACCGGGTACTCACGGTGGTCCGGGCGCCGGTCATACCCGACGCCGCACGGTTGTGCGAGGCGCTCGCCGCCGGCGGCATCCGGTGCGTCGAGCTGACCTACACCACCCCCGACCTCGTCACCCATCTGCGACGGGCCGCCTCGACGGCGGGCTGCTTCGTCGGAGCGGGCACCGTGCTGACCGGCGAGCAGGCCGCCGCGGCCGTCGATGCCGGGGCCCGCTTCCTCGTCACCCCCGGCATCCGGCCGGAAGTGGCGGAAGTGGCGGCCGAGCACCATGTGCCGCTCGTCATGGGCGCGTTCACACCCAGCGAGGTGATCGCCGCCCGGGAACTCGGTGCCGCCGCAGTGAAGATCTTCCCGGCGCACCTGCTCGGGCCGCGCTACCTCAAGGACCTGAGGGGCCCCCTGCCCGGCGTGCCGCTCGTGCCCTCGGGGGGAGTCAACGCGGGCAACGCGGCCGACTTCCTGGCGCACGGCGCCCTCGCCGTCTCCGCCGGCACCGACGTGGTCCCCCCGGACGCGGTCGCCGACGGCGACTGGGCCGAGATCACCCGGCGGGCCCGGCAGTTCACCGAGGCCCTCCGCTGA
- a CDS encoding YraN family protein, translating into MNANQALGHYGEKVAVRYLGGIGMWIVERNWRCPEGEIDIVANDPGQRPGSPGTLVICEVKARSARAFQQPTEAIPPPKARRLRLLAERWLHERAPVLLRPAHAEPPPLDIRIDLLAVVLPRRGACTVEHLKGVA; encoded by the coding sequence GTGAACGCCAATCAGGCGCTGGGCCACTACGGGGAGAAAGTGGCCGTCCGTTACCTCGGCGGCATCGGCATGTGGATCGTGGAACGCAACTGGCGCTGCCCCGAAGGGGAGATCGACATCGTCGCCAACGACCCCGGGCAGCGGCCCGGCAGCCCGGGCACCCTGGTCATCTGCGAGGTAAAGGCACGTTCGGCCCGAGCGTTCCAGCAGCCGACGGAAGCCATCCCGCCGCCCAAGGCCCGCAGGCTCCGCCTGCTCGCCGAACGCTGGCTGCACGAACGGGCACCCGTCCTGCTGCGCCCGGCCCACGCCGAACCCCCGCCCCTCGACATCCGCATCGACCTCCTCGCCGTGGTGCTGCCCCGGCGCGGGGCCTGCACGGTCGAACACCTCAAGGGGGTGGCCTGA
- a CDS encoding amino acid deaminase: MPQSQAGDTGIDDTAVDALREERLDWRHKAVPASAWGSTVAEFTARRPPLSELGTPLLTLDAGALAHNTAVMASWCAAAGVLLAPHGKTTMAPALWRRQLAAGAFGLTLANLPQLRVARAFGVRRLQLANTLLDPAGLAWLAQELDRDPEFSFLSWVDSPRSVALMDAALRAAGARRPVEVLVELGAAGGRTGCRTEHEALAVAEAVRATPTLALAGVGGYEGALAHDASAERRAAVQTYLRRLRGLHGRLRERYETTHPVVTAGGSAFFDQVVEVLAPLATDGTRVVLRSGAYQIHDDGFYRGISPFARGAGDHSLRSAMHGWAQVVSRPEPGLALLNAGKRDLPFDEGLPEPQAVRGARRGGEETPDDPLTGARVTALNDQHAFLRLPNADGPAIGDIVRLGLSHPCTAFDKWSLIPVVDDAQALAPVVVDMVRTFF, encoded by the coding sequence GTGCCCCAAAGCCAGGCCGGCGACACCGGAATCGACGACACCGCCGTCGACGCCCTGCGTGAGGAACGGCTGGACTGGCGCCACAAGGCCGTGCCGGCGAGCGCGTGGGGGAGTACCGTCGCGGAGTTCACCGCCCGGCGCCCGCCCCTGAGCGAACTCGGCACCCCCCTGCTCACGCTCGACGCCGGCGCGCTGGCGCACAACACCGCCGTCATGGCCTCGTGGTGCGCCGCCGCCGGGGTGCTGCTGGCCCCCCACGGCAAGACCACCATGGCGCCGGCACTGTGGCGCCGACAACTCGCCGCGGGCGCCTTCGGCCTCACCCTCGCCAACCTCCCCCAACTGCGCGTGGCGCGCGCCTTCGGCGTCCGACGCCTCCAACTCGCCAACACGCTGCTCGACCCCGCCGGGCTCGCGTGGCTCGCCCAGGAACTGGACCGGGACCCGGAATTCTCCTTCCTGTCCTGGGTCGACTCCCCCCGTTCCGTGGCACTGATGGACGCCGCGCTGCGCGCCGCCGGAGCCCGCCGCCCGGTGGAGGTCCTCGTCGAACTGGGGGCCGCCGGTGGCCGCACCGGCTGCCGCACGGAACACGAGGCCCTCGCCGTCGCCGAGGCCGTCCGTGCCACCCCCACCCTCGCCCTGGCAGGCGTCGGCGGCTACGAGGGCGCCCTGGCCCACGACGCGTCCGCGGAGCGGCGCGCCGCGGTGCAGACGTACCTGCGCCGCCTCCGCGGACTGCACGGCCGACTCCGTGAGCGTTACGAGACGACGCACCCCGTCGTCACCGCCGGCGGCAGCGCCTTCTTCGACCAGGTGGTCGAGGTGCTGGCGCCACTGGCCACCGACGGCACGCGCGTCGTGCTGCGCTCCGGCGCCTACCAGATCCACGACGACGGCTTCTACCGAGGCATCTCGCCCTTCGCCCGGGGCGCCGGCGACCACTCCCTGCGGTCCGCCATGCACGGCTGGGCCCAGGTCGTCTCCCGCCCGGAACCAGGGCTGGCGCTGCTCAACGCGGGCAAGCGGGACCTCCCGTTCGACGAGGGACTGCCGGAGCCCCAGGCCGTACGCGGCGCGCGGCGCGGCGGCGAGGAAACCCCCGACGACCCGCTCACCGGGGCGCGGGTGACCGCGCTCAACGACCAGCACGCCTTCCTGAGACTGCCGAACGCCGACGGGCCCGCCATCGGCGACATCGTCCGGCTGGGCCTGTCCCACCCGTGCACGGCCTTCGACAAGTGGAGCCTCATCCCCGTCGTCGACGACGCCCAGGCCCTCGCCCCCGTCGTGGTCGACATGGTGAGGACCTTCTTCTGA
- a CDS encoding IclR family transcriptional regulator has protein sequence MSQSLARALRILAALGEGERSLDELAAQHDVHKTTVLRLLRTLEEERFVYRDGRHRYHLGAQLFALSSRALEQRGIRATAAPHLAELNQSTGQTVHLATYEGGEVVYVDKYDSRHPVRMYSRIGLRASLHGAAVSKVLLGGLPPEELERVLARIEYRRTTPNTIGSAEELRAEVARAAERGWATDHEENEPSINCVAAPVRDASGEIVAAISISVPDIVLSYEELLELRPRLLETARAISGDAGWRPASGEAGRTGHGTR, from the coding sequence ATGAGCCAGAGCCTTGCCCGCGCGCTGCGCATCCTCGCCGCCCTCGGCGAGGGCGAACGGTCCCTCGACGAGCTGGCGGCGCAGCACGACGTGCACAAGACGACGGTGCTGCGTCTGCTGCGCACCCTGGAGGAGGAGCGCTTCGTCTACCGGGACGGCCGGCACCGCTACCACCTGGGCGCCCAGTTGTTCGCCCTGTCGAGTCGCGCCCTGGAGCAGCGCGGCATCCGTGCCACCGCAGCGCCGCACCTGGCGGAGCTGAACCAGTCGACCGGGCAGACCGTGCACCTGGCGACCTACGAAGGCGGCGAGGTGGTCTACGTGGACAAGTACGACTCGCGGCACCCCGTCCGGATGTACTCGCGGATCGGCCTGCGCGCCAGCCTGCACGGGGCGGCGGTGTCCAAGGTGCTGCTCGGCGGGCTCCCGCCGGAGGAGCTGGAGCGGGTGCTGGCGCGCATCGAGTACCGGCGCACCACGCCCAACACCATCGGCTCCGCGGAGGAGCTGCGTGCCGAGGTGGCGCGTGCGGCGGAGCGGGGCTGGGCCACGGACCACGAGGAGAACGAGCCCTCGATCAACTGCGTCGCCGCGCCCGTCCGGGACGCCAGTGGCGAGATCGTCGCCGCGATATCGATCTCCGTCCCCGACATCGTCCTGAGCTACGAGGAACTGCTGGAGCTGCGGCCACGGCTCCTGGAGACGGCGCGTGCCATCTCCGGCGACGCCGGCTGGCGGCCGGCCTCCGGGGAGGCCGGCCGCACGGGGCACGGCACGCGCTGA